One genomic segment of Clostridium estertheticum subsp. estertheticum includes these proteins:
- a CDS encoding (deoxy)nucleoside triphosphate pyrophosphohydrolase encodes MKKLIKVVAAIIENDNNEILCALRSPIMSLPNMWEFPGGKVESGETLKEAIEREIKEELHCDVEFIDIFNDNTFEYDKFIVNLITIKCRITAGTPTANEHSKLIWLHRENLLSLNWAPADVKAAKQLATEKV; translated from the coding sequence ATGAAGAAACTAATAAAAGTTGTAGCAGCTATTATTGAAAATGATAATAATGAAATCCTATGTGCCCTTCGCTCACCAATAATGTCCCTTCCAAACATGTGGGAGTTTCCTGGTGGTAAAGTAGAAAGTGGTGAAACTTTAAAAGAAGCTATTGAAAGAGAAATAAAAGAAGAGCTCCATTGCGATGTTGAATTTATAGATATATTTAATGATAATACTTTTGAATATGATAAATTTATAGTAAATTTAATTACTATTAAGTGCCGCATAACAGCTGGGACGCCTACTGCAAATGAGCATTCAAAATTGATATGGTTACATAGAGAAAATTTACTTTCACTAAACTGGGCTCCAGCAGATGTGAAGGCTGCAAAACAGCTTGCAACAGAAAAGGTATAG
- a CDS encoding DNA-methyltransferase → MIFREGNYKGNTWSIYNEDCRKVLSETVCKNSVDCIITSPPYFQKRNYSKKGTNIGNKANYTIKKFTKLDATKNEIGNCKKIEDYYLELEAVFNGCYRVLRNDKFMFININKLRMDKKTIDISGKVIEFAEKAGFVHRDTIIWIKENPVPLAPNASQYYLWDGWEYILLFAKGSPKLDISKFIKNSRNYKCPNCGVTNKITKNGRPNYFSSYIGFYGNNMGYKKKNHQAVFPASLPKYAFSISTVKGDTILDPFAGSGTTLIEGLNENRNVIGCEYDKNTFNKLTERIDNNYQISLFDKKH, encoded by the coding sequence ATGATATTTAGAGAAGGAAATTACAAAGGCAATACTTGGTCAATCTATAATGAAGATTGTAGAAAGGTACTTAGTGAAACTGTTTGCAAAAATAGCGTCGATTGCATTATTACTAGCCCACCATATTTTCAAAAAAGAAATTACAGTAAAAAAGGAACTAACATTGGAAATAAGGCAAACTATACAATTAAAAAGTTTACTAAATTAGATGCAACTAAAAATGAAATCGGTAATTGTAAGAAAATTGAGGATTATTACTTAGAACTAGAAGCAGTTTTTAATGGATGCTACAGAGTTCTAAGGAATGATAAGTTTATGTTTATAAACATAAACAAATTGAGAATGGATAAAAAAACTATTGATATTAGCGGAAAAGTTATTGAATTTGCAGAAAAAGCTGGTTTTGTGCATAGGGACACAATAATATGGATAAAAGAAAATCCTGTACCACTTGCCCCTAATGCCAGCCAATACTATCTTTGGGATGGATGGGAATATATCCTTCTATTTGCAAAAGGTAGTCCAAAGTTGGATATAAGTAAATTTATTAAAAATTCTAGAAATTACAAATGTCCAAATTGTGGTGTAACAAATAAAATTACAAAAAATGGAAGACCAAACTATTTTTCCTCCTATATCGGATTCTATGGAAATAACATGGGATATAAGAAAAAAAATCATCAAGCTGTTTTCCCTGCATCACTACCTAAATATGCATTTAGTATTTCAACAGTGAAAGGTGACACTATACTAGATCCTTTTGCCGGTAGCGGTACAACCCTTATTGAAGGTTTAAACGAAAACAGAAATGTTATTGGATGCGAATATGATAAAAATACTTTTAATAAGCTTACCGAACGAATAGATAATAACTATCAGATATCATTGTTTGATAAAAAACATTAA
- a CDS encoding HNH endonuclease, whose amino-acid sequence MKNLLLIQREKLEKLNYIRKAEPESDYWADFSYKLVKKYLNCFDDCFNLIIIGDKNIEKDFYIIPFKYISDIFIEEFLSADKKNKRVRWVCKIKNNKFMLNKCCENRDVAIFYGNTNYLTEAKNISYEEITHKALVNIRQKQGLFRKKVLKNFNGKCCLTGIREKDLIIASHIIPWSDRVDTRLDPGNGLCFSVLYDKLFDKGFISLDDKYKILIPSNLENISPELIDILFEIKDKQISCPKEYPIKKEYLIYHRKNIFKG is encoded by the coding sequence ATGAAAAACTTACTGTTAATTCAAAGAGAAAAATTAGAAAAACTTAATTATATAAGAAAAGCTGAACCTGAATCTGACTATTGGGCTGACTTTTCATACAAACTAGTTAAAAAATATCTTAATTGCTTTGACGATTGCTTTAATTTGATAATCATAGGGGATAAAAATATTGAAAAAGATTTTTACATAATTCCATTTAAATATATTTCAGACATTTTTATAGAAGAATTTTTATCTGCTGACAAAAAAAACAAGAGAGTTCGTTGGGTGTGTAAAATAAAAAACAACAAGTTTATGCTAAACAAGTGTTGTGAAAATAGGGATGTAGCTATTTTTTATGGAAATACAAATTATCTAACAGAAGCGAAAAATATATCATATGAAGAGATAACACATAAAGCATTAGTAAATATAAGACAGAAACAAGGTTTATTCAGAAAAAAAGTACTGAAGAATTTTAATGGTAAATGTTGTTTGACTGGAATTAGAGAAAAAGATTTAATTATAGCTAGCCACATTATTCCATGGTCCGACCGAGTGGATACAAGACTTGATCCAGGTAATGGACTTTGTTTTTCAGTTTTATATGATAAATTATTTGATAAAGGCTTTATTTCTTTGGATGATAAGTACAAAATTCTTATACCGTCTAATTTAGAAAATATCAGTCCTGAATTAATAGATATATTGTTTGAGATAAAAGATAAGCAAATTTCATGCCCTAAGGAGTATCCTATAAAAAAGGAATATTTGATATATCATAGGAAGAATATTTTTAAAGGATAA